In bacterium BMS3Abin08, one DNA window encodes the following:
- a CDS encoding lipid A biosynthesis lauroyl acyltransferase yields the protein MKRHFPLSRHKMFNFFDSAGSTMRKAIRYSRYFLVKTGGALIPYSVGSVLLSWFCNQGFAQEVLYRSNADLVNRFLPLIGAQEKTADIIRQNIILNCFADWRYASLSRMTGRRWEKWITVTGTSALEEAYRNGRGVVLISSHDIYGAFVLRVLLKRGFRNIVVLADIPSNEPCILGLLGLKDRRDLSLQNISWDEVSQEKLAGYLHKSRHVLERGGIVNLAADGYLGDSGISLPLHGRIRSFKAGFAGLAVNTGAAAIPVSVTMNTTGHVKVAFMDQLEYDYPHLSNQEKIEELIKQYVCLLEKRWTEEPGNIALDYIRRFPLFPEVH from the coding sequence ATGAAGAGGCATTTCCCCCTTTCCCGTCACAAAATGTTCAATTTCTTCGATTCAGCAGGCAGTACCATGAGAAAAGCGATCCGTTATAGTCGTTATTTTCTTGTGAAAACAGGTGGCGCACTGATCCCCTATTCCGTTGGTTCGGTATTGCTTTCATGGTTTTGCAATCAAGGCTTTGCACAGGAGGTTTTGTATCGTTCCAATGCTGATCTTGTAAATCGATTTCTGCCTTTAATCGGCGCACAGGAAAAAACAGCGGACATCATCAGACAAAACATTATCCTCAACTGTTTCGCCGACTGGAGATACGCTTCGCTTTCCCGAATGACAGGCCGCCGGTGGGAGAAATGGATAACAGTAACCGGGACCTCCGCTCTGGAGGAAGCATACCGTAATGGAAGAGGTGTTGTCTTAATCAGCAGCCACGATATATATGGCGCTTTTGTGCTAAGAGTACTTCTCAAAAGAGGATTTCGCAACATAGTCGTACTCGCTGACATTCCAAGTAATGAGCCTTGCATTCTCGGCCTGCTGGGATTGAAAGACAGAAGGGATCTTTCTCTCCAAAATATATCGTGGGATGAAGTATCTCAAGAGAAACTTGCAGGTTATCTCCACAAATCGAGGCATGTCCTGGAAAGAGGAGGGATCGTTAATCTGGCAGCTGACGGATATCTTGGAGACAGCGGGATAAGTCTTCCTCTCCACGGTCGAATACGCTCATTCAAGGCCGGATTTGCAGGACTTGCAGTAAACACAGGTGCAGCTGCAATTCCGGTTTCCGTAACTATGAATACAACGGGTCATGTGAAGGTGGCATTTATGGACCAACTGGAATATGATTACCCTCATCTGAGCAATCAGGAGAAAATAGAGGAGCTGATAAAGCAGTATGTATGTCTGCTCGAAAAGAGATGGACAGAAGAGCCCGGCAACATTGCACTGGATTATATAAGGAGATTCCCTCTATTCCCTGAAGTGCACTGA
- a CDS encoding radical SAM superfamily protein, with translation MLIKEIPAKSILSKSKVFDYAMNPYTGCEHSCTYCYARFMKRFTGHREDWGEFVDVKINAPELLIEEIRRKKIGRVWISGVCDPYQPVERRYGLTRKCLEILIKNDWPVTIQTKSPLVLRDLDLLKKSKEAEVGFTITTADERIREIFEPEAPPLEERLKALTELHSEGIRTFVMIAPILPGADGLVDRLKGRVDYVLIDRMNYHYADWVYRKHRMAWARKEDFFIRTGEDLRKSFEKEEIPCRVLF, from the coding sequence ATGCTTATTAAGGAAATCCCGGCAAAAAGTATCCTCTCAAAATCGAAGGTCTTTGATTATGCCATGAATCCCTACACCGGCTGCGAGCATAGTTGCACCTACTGCTATGCCAGATTCATGAAGAGGTTTACCGGCCATAGGGAAGACTGGGGTGAGTTCGTTGATGTCAAGATTAATGCCCCGGAATTATTGATTGAAGAGATAAGAAGGAAGAAGATCGGGAGGGTCTGGATAAGCGGTGTCTGCGATCCCTATCAACCGGTCGAAAGAAGGTATGGGCTGACAAGGAAATGCCTTGAGATCCTGATAAAGAACGATTGGCCGGTGACGATTCAGACCAAGTCTCCTCTTGTTCTGCGTGATCTGGATCTGCTGAAGAAATCCAAAGAAGCCGAGGTCGGCTTTACGATAACAACCGCAGACGAGCGGATAAGAGAGATATTCGAGCCTGAAGCTCCACCGCTTGAAGAAAGGCTCAAGGCCCTGACTGAATTACATTCGGAAGGGATCAGGACCTTTGTCATGATAGCACCCATTCTTCCCGGAGCTGACGGACTGGTTGATAGATTGAAGGGCAGGGTGGATTATGTGCTGATTGACAGGATGAATTATCACTACGCCGATTGGGTTTACAGAAAGCACAGGATGGCGTGGGCAAGAAAAGAGGACTTTTTTATCAGGACGGGAGAGGATTTGAGGAAGTCCTTTGAAAAAGAGGAGATTCCCTGCCGGGTATTATTTTAG